A single window of Nicotiana sylvestris chromosome 3, ASM39365v2, whole genome shotgun sequence DNA harbors:
- the LOC104224565 gene encoding uncharacterized protein, with the protein MDQKKKKDGKGSMYWTNERHVHFLNSIEASFVRGMLENSNNVNAGQLLLPLDRHLPDSTDSTLDTPNQRRRRFSTSDINMSSGSRIDEKKTSRRLSSDICSQDQVVPQYKHGRGDKDTEGHPDVPLT; encoded by the exons ATGgatcagaagaagaagaaagatggtaaAGGAAGTATGTACTGGACAAATGAAAGACATGTTCATTTCTTGAATTCAATAGAGGCATCGTTTGTTCGAGGAATGTTGGAAAATAGTAATAACGTTAACGCCGGCCAGCTGCTTCTCCCACTGGACCGCCATTTGCCTGACAGTACAGATTCAACCCTTGATACACCTAACCAAAGACGTCGCAGATTTTCTACTTCAG ATATCAACATGAGCAGCGGAAGCAGAATAGATGAGAAGAAAACTAGTAGAAGATTGTCATCTGACATTTGCTCACAAGATCAG GTGGTCCCACAATATAAACATGGAAGAGGAGATAAGGATACTGAAGGTCATCCTGATGTTCCTCTCACTTAG